From Oncorhynchus mykiss isolate Arlee chromosome 25, USDA_OmykA_1.1, whole genome shotgun sequence, a single genomic window includes:
- the LOC118944272 gene encoding pollen-specific leucine-rich repeat extensin-like protein 3 codes for MNRNLCLMKTSPLFKELAAYTHPHHPIHTTHPHHPIHHPPIHTTHPPPIHTTPIHNTNPPPIHHLTPPTHHHPPIHPHPYHPSLPPVHHPFPPPVHHTHTPPNNPPPITTHSSTTHHHPPNHHPSTTPIHYPSTTPIHTTHTHHPIHTTPIHHPIHTTHPHHSHPPPHPHYPSTPLLSTTPSTPHLSTTPSTLPIHTTPSTPPIHTTPSTTHPSTPPIHHPSTPPQSTTLIHHPSTT; via the exons ATGAATCGGAATCTGTGTCTGATGAAAACCAGCCCGTTATTTAAAG AGCTTGCGGCTTACACCCATCCACACCACCCCATCCACACCACCCATCCACACCACCCCATccaccacccacccatccacaccACCCATCCACCACCCATCCACACCACCCCAATCCACAACACTAATCCACCACCCATCCACCACCTAACACCACCCACCCAtcaccacccacccatccacccccaTCCCTACCACCCATCCCTACCACCCGTCCACCACCCATTCCCACCACCCGTCCACCACACCCATACACCACCCAACAATCCACCACCCATCACCACCCACTCATCCACCACTCAtcaccacccacccaaccaccaccCATCCACCACTCCCATCCACTACCCATCCACCACCCCCATCCACACCACCCATACACACCACCCCATCCACACCacccccatccaccaccccatccacaCTACCCATCCACACCactcccatccaccaccccatccacaCTACCCATCCACACCACTCCtatccaccaccccatccacaCCACACCtatccaccaccccatccacaCTACCCATCCACACCACCCCATCCACACCACCCATCCACACCACCCCATccaccacccacccatccacaccACCCATCCACCACCCATCCACACCACCCCAATCCACAACACTAATCCACCACCCATCCACCACCTAA